A single Streptococcus thermophilus DNA region contains:
- a CDS encoding ISLre2 family transposase, with product MDEAILDEREFSKQLNQNNQRAFLKMIEAYEKKIAPSMRAQGYKRINQKERTVIFSFGEMTFIRSRWKKGDTVRIPVDEKLGLEPRQRFSQELLYQITELSNYMPYRKVVAVMELLKKIYITKNTVQHALEVAGQLINEKEEYDSLSVQSWTEEEKEKVKPKILYVEGDGVWVKRSTDKKKKSLELTHFVVHSGSKKGKRNVLMDKLEVVSTHYQRAKDKLLDLIYQHYDIDSNTLIVTNSDGGKGYSPKVFKELADAFNPKKHFHFWDAFHVNQALKKNLSPFPSGLVNQAFKAIKNRDKSGLKTVLDTAESLIESDERLEAFQRFSRQLMKNFRFTDKPESFGLSSNGIGIMESQHRKITYRMKNRGMYWSKKGANAMSQTILLSHTGELRDLFFGEWRSHFDTMKDQEKNTSGLPCHDENKNYTLPQLKRTNVKKKWGEHMIEERD from the coding sequence ATGGATGAAGCTATTCTTGACGAAAGAGAATTTTCAAAACAGTTGAACCAAAATAATCAGCGTGCATTCCTCAAGATGATTGAAGCCTATGAGAAAAAGATTGCGCCTAGCATGAGAGCGCAGGGATATAAAAGAATTAACCAAAAAGAACGTACTGTGATTTTCTCCTTTGGTGAAATGACCTTTATACGTAGCAGATGGAAGAAGGGAGATACGGTTAGAATCCCTGTTGATGAAAAGTTAGGTTTAGAACCACGTCAACGCTTCTCCCAGGAGCTTCTTTATCAGATTACTGAGCTATCAAATTATATGCCTTATCGGAAAGTAGTTGCTGTGATGGAGTTGCTGAAGAAAATCTATATCACTAAAAACACCGTTCAGCACGCCTTAGAGGTGGCAGGGCAACTGATTAACGAGAAAGAAGAATATGACTCTCTATCTGTTCAAAGTTGGACCGAGGAAGAAAAAGAGAAGGTCAAGCCCAAAATTTTGTATGTTGAAGGTGATGGGGTTTGGGTTAAACGTTCAACGGACAAGAAGAAAAAATCCCTTGAATTGACTCACTTTGTCGTCCATTCAGGAAGTAAAAAAGGCAAAAGAAATGTCCTGATGGATAAACTAGAAGTAGTATCAACACACTATCAACGTGCAAAAGATAAACTCCTAGACCTTATTTATCAGCATTATGATATTGATTCTAATACCTTGATTGTTACTAATTCAGATGGTGGTAAGGGCTATTCTCCCAAAGTATTTAAGGAGCTTGCAGATGCTTTCAATCCCAAAAAACACTTTCATTTTTGGGATGCTTTTCACGTGAATCAAGCCTTGAAAAAGAACCTGAGTCCTTTTCCTTCAGGTTTGGTCAATCAAGCCTTTAAAGCGATCAAAAACCGAGACAAGTCAGGGTTGAAGACGGTGCTTGATACCGCAGAATCATTGATTGAGTCGGATGAGAGATTAGAAGCCTTTCAACGCTTCAGCAGGCAACTGATGAAAAATTTCAGGTTTACGGACAAGCCTGAGTCTTTTGGATTGAGTTCAAATGGTATAGGTATCATGGAATCGCAACACCGAAAAATCACGTATAGGATGAAAAACAGGGGGATGTATTGGAGTAAGAAGGGGGCTAACGCCATGAGTCAGACTATTCTTTTAAGCCACACAGGAGAGTTGAGAGACCTCTTTTTCGGTGAGTGGAGAAGTCACTTTGACACAATGAAAGACCAAGAGAAAAATACTTCTGG
- a CDS encoding ParA family protein has protein sequence MKIITFSAIKGGVGKTTLAYNYGEWLASKGKQVLFIDLDHQCNLTQTYDVFNNEGTVANIFRGKGDVALLNVKENIDLIPGYLRLDRLEKELETKAYKDMLLYMWLEDNYDDKGIEKYDYVIIDCHPDFSTATRNAIIVSHAVLSPVIPSEHGYQAKFNLQERLEEFKAEAFDFKTRESYVTAELFFLGNMIKHNTKSSKELVASLTNEENVLAMIPQKELFNRSTLDKVSLSDMMKDKDLTRVNKEFFKDIDFTFQKITDKISL, from the coding sequence ATGAAGATTATTACATTTTCAGCTATCAAGGGTGGGGTTGGGAAGACAACTCTTGCCTATAATTATGGTGAGTGGTTAGCTAGTAAAGGAAAGCAGGTCTTGTTTATTGACCTTGACCATCAATGCAACTTAACCCAAACTTATGATGTTTTTAATAACGAGGGAACAGTCGCTAATATTTTTAGAGGGAAAGGTGATGTTGCTCTTTTGAATGTTAAGGAGAACATTGACTTAATTCCAGGCTATCTCCGTCTTGATAGGTTAGAAAAAGAACTTGAGACCAAAGCCTATAAAGATATGTTACTCTATATGTGGTTAGAGGATAACTATGATGATAAAGGAATTGAGAAGTACGATTATGTCATCATAGATTGCCATCCTGATTTTTCAACGGCAACTCGTAACGCTATCATTGTTAGCCATGCAGTGTTAAGTCCTGTGATTCCGTCAGAGCATGGTTACCAGGCAAAATTTAACCTTCAGGAGCGACTAGAAGAATTTAAAGCTGAAGCGTTCGATTTTAAAACCCGTGAAAGCTATGTGACAGCAGAACTTTTCTTTTTAGGAAATATGATTAAGCACAATACCAAATCATCCAAAGAATTGGTAGCATCTCTTACGAATGAGGAAAATGTCCTTGCAATGATTCCTCAAAAAGAACTCTTTAATAGGTCAACGCTTGATAAAGTCTCTCTTTCAGATATGATGAAGGACAAAGACCTGACCAGGGTCAATAAGGAATTTTTCAAGGATATTGACTTTACTTTTCAGAAAATAACTGATAAAATATCATTATAA